ATCGAACCATGGCCGACCGCATCGAAGTCACCCGCACGATCGCCGCACCCGCCGCCGACATCTTCGCGCTGCTGTGCGACCCCCAGGGCCATGTGGCCATCGACTCCTCCGGGATGCTGCAGGACGCCGAGGGTGCGCCCGCGGCAGGCGTCGGCGACGAGTTCGTGGTGCACATGGATCGCGAGTCCCTCAACGACTTCCCCGAACTCGGGCGCTACGACGTCACGGTGCACATCACCGAGTTCGAGCGTGACCGACTGATCGCGTGGACGATCCTGGGGCAGATCAAACCGCAGATCGGCCATGTCTACGGCTACCGCCTGGACCCGCAGGCCGATTCCACGGTGGTGACGTCCTTCTATGACTGGTCCCAGATCGGTCAGACCTGGCGCGACGCGGGCATCTTCCCGGTGATCTCCGAGGGTGCGCTGCGCGCGACGTTGGGCGTGCTCGATCGCACTGTGCGGCGCGGATACCCACAGGCGTCAACTCGAGGTTGACGTACGCCTGGCGTCAACCTAGCGTTGACGACATGACCGCGCCCAGCTCCCTCAGCCAACCCGTCAGCCTCGACGCCCTGATTCGGGCCATCAAGTCGGTGCACGAGGACGCACTCGACCAGCTGACCGACGCCATGCTGGCCGCTGAACACCTCAGTGAGGTCGCCGACCACCTGATCGGTCACTTCGTCGACCAGGCGCGCCGTTCCGGTGCGTCCTGGACCGAGATCGGCAAGTGCATGGGCGTGACGAAGCAGGCCGCGCAGAAGCGCTTCGCCGCCAAGGGCGAGGCGCTGGACCCCAACGAGGGATTCCAGCGCTTCACACCAAGGGCCCGCAGTGCAGTCGTCGCCGCCCAGACCGCCGCGCAGGCCGCCCGCAGCCAGGAGATCACGACCGATCACCTGATCCTCGGTCTGCTGACCGACCCCGAAAGCCTTGCCGTCACGCTGTTGACCAAGGAGCGGATCGACCTCGACGCCCTGCGGGCCGCCGTCGAGTCGCCGCCCGGACCGGGCGAGGCCCTCGAACTGGTGCCCTTCAGCGCCGCCGCCAAGAAAGCCCTCGAACTGACCTTCCGCGAGGCGTTGCGCCTCGGCCACAACTACATCGGCACCGAGCACCTCGTGCTGGCCCTCCTCGAATGCGAGAACGACGCGGCGACGCCCGGTCCTCTGCATCGCGCCGGCGCCGACAAAGCACGGTTCGAGGCCGACCTGATCTCGGCGCTGTCGGCCCTGACAGGAACAAAACCAGACGATGCGTCGTAGACCTGGTCATGAAACTCGATCACAGCGCCCGGGCCCTCATCGGCGACGGTGCCAACGCGACACTCGTGACCCTCAACCCCGACGGCAGCCCGCAGGTCAGTGTCGTCTGGGTGGCTCTGGAGTCCACGCCCGACGGCGACGAACTGGTCTCCGCTCATCTCGCCGTCTACCAGAAGATCCGCAACATCAGGCGAGACCCCCGGGTCGCGGTCACCATCATCTCTGACACCGCCGGCCCCGGAATGCGGCCTTACCTCGCGATCACCGGCACCGCCCATATCGTCGAAGGAGGGGCTCCCGAACTGCTGACGAAACTGTCGGCGGTCCTGACGCCCGGCAGCGGATTTCCCCCGCCGGGATCACCTCCCGGCTACCTGACCCGAATCCGCATCGAGAAGGTGGGCGGGATCGGCCCCTGGGCCGCCTAAACGCAGACTCCCGACGCCGCCGACGCGGGGTGTGCCATCATGCCAGGCATGCGTCGTTGGTTCACCACCCTGCTGACAGTCGTCGCGACTCTCGCGTTGAGCGGCATCACCGTCGGCGCGATGCCGACCGCGGTTGCGGCCGACAGCCCGATCGGTCGACTCGGCGACACGTTGCGGGTCCAGGACGGCGACCTGATCGCCGACGTCACGGTGTTGAGCCTGGAGCCCTCCGAGGTCCCGCCCGGGTTCGGCTATCCCCCGCGCCCGCCGCGCCAGCAGGTGTGGAAGGCCAAGGTCGCCGTCCAGGCCGTGCAGGTGCCCAATCCGTACGCCATGGCGGTGTCGTTTCAGTTCAGCGGTGTGACGCCGACGGGCGACGCCTATCAGCCGCGCAACAGCGACGCTCCCGAGGCTCTGCAGTACGGACTGCAGAACGCGCCGCAGGGATCGGCAGTGGGCGGTTTCGTGTACTGGGACTGCTACCGCGACCTGGTGTCCAACATCGTCCTGACGAACAAGAAGACCGGCCAGCGGCTGGCACAGTGGAACGTCTGAGTTGGACCAGCGGGTAACCGTCACTGCTGCCACGGATTCCGATCTCGACGAGCTGGCTGCCGTTGCAGCACAGACCTTTCCGTTGGCCTGCCCGCCCGCGGTGTCGCACGAGAACGTCGCGGCGTTCATCGCGCAGAATCTGACGGCGGACCGGTTCGCCACCTACCTTCGCGACCCGGAGCGCGCGGTGCTGATCGCAACGGTCGATGGCCGAATCGTCGGCTACGCCATGATGATTCGTGGTGTTCCCGACGATCCGGTGGTTCAGGAGGCCGTCACCGTACGGCCCGCCGTGGAGCTGTCGAAGATGTACGTGCTGCCCGACGCGCACGGCTCAGCGGTGGCCGCGGAACTGATGACCGCAGCCGTGCAGCGTGCCACTGAGGACGGCGCCGCCGCGGTGTGGCTCGGGGTGAACCAGAACAACCGACGGGCACAGCGCTTCTACGCCAAGCACGGCTTCAGCGTCAGCGGCACCAAGACGTTTCTGCTCGGCACGCATCTCGAGAACGACTACGTGATGCTGCGGGTGCTGGCATAGCTTCACGGGCCGTCCAATGCCCGCCGACGGTCCGCATTTGTACGCCAAATACGGCTGGGGTCCCCCCGCGTGCAGGGGCGTCACCGTACAAACACGGCCCGTTGCGGGGTTAGTTCCTAGCCCAATTCCATGCCGGCTGCGGTCAACGCCAACAACCGCGAGGTCGCGCGCAGATACTTCTTCCGGTAACCGCCGGCCAGCATCTCCTCGCTGAAGATGGTGTCCAGCTTCTCACCCGAGGCCACCACCGGGATGCCCGCGTCGTAGAGGCGGTCGGTCAGCGACACCAGGCGCAGTGCCACGTTCTGGTCGTCGAGGGCGTGCACACCGGTGATGAACACGGCCTCCACATCCTCGATCAGCGTCAGGTAGCGCGACGGGTGCATGGTCGCCAGATGCGCACACAGCGCGTCGAACTCGTCCAACGTCGCACCGGGGACCCGACCGGCACGCTCGGCGACCTCATCGTCGGTCAGGGGCTCAGGCGCGGGAGGCAGGCCACGGTGCCGGTAGTCGGGGCCCTCGATGCGCACGGTCGTGAAGATCTGCGACAGCGTGTTGATCTCGCGCAGGAAGTCCTGGGCGGCGAACCGGCCCTCGCCCAACTGCTCGGGCAGCGTGTTCGACGTCGCCGCGATGGACACGCCGCGCTCCACCAACTGCGACAGCATGCGCGAGACCAGCGTCGTGTTGCCGGGGTCGTCGAGTTCGAACTCGTCGATGCAGACCACGACGTAGTCGGCCAACAGGTCGATGCACTCGGTGAACCCGAACACCCCCGCCAACTGCGTGAGCTCGCCGAAGGTCGCGAACGCCGCCTTCCCCGCGTCGGCCCCCGCGAGCGTGAAGTACGTCGACGCCAACAGGTGCGTCTTGCCCACGCCGAACCCACCGTCGAGATAGATGCCGACACCGGGCAGCACCTCGCGCTTGCCGAACATCTTCTTCTTGCCGGCCCGGCGCGCGACCGCGTTGGTGCAGAAGTCCCGGCATGCCACCACGGCGGCCGCCTGACTCGGTTCGGCGGGATCAGGACGGTAGCTGTCGAAGCTGACGTCGGTGAACGTCGGCGGCGGAACCAACTGAGCGATCAACCGTTCTGGCGACACCGTCGGATGCCGGTCGACGAGATGGGGGGCGAGCATGGCAGGAACTGTAGCGACGTGCTGCAATCGAACTCATGGCCGAACCCGACGCTGGGACGCAACTCACACTGCTCGACGGTGCCGGCCCGGTCGGAGAAGAGCGCCTGGCGCAGTTGTACGCCTACCCGCCGGAGCTGACCCGCTGCTGGGTCCGATCCAACTTCATCGCCAGCCTCGACGGGGGCGCGACGGCCGGCGGGAAGTCCGGGGACCTGGGTGGGCCCGGCGACCGCGCCCTGTTCACCCTGATGCGCGGGAACGCCGACGTGGTGGTCGTCGGCGCCGGAACCGTCCGCGTCGAGAACTACGGCGGCGTGCAGTTGTCCGTCGCCGCCCGCCAGGCCCGACAGGCGCGCGGGCAGGCCGAGGTCCCTCCGATCGCGGTCGTCTCGAGGTCGGGTCAGCTGGACCGCGACATGAAGGTGTTCACTCACACTGAGGTGCCGCCGCTGATCCTCACGTGCGGCTCCGCCCTGGCTGCCACCACCACACGGCTCGGGGACGTCGCGACCGTCATCGACTGCTCCAACTCCGACCCAGACCAGGTCGACCTGAGGTTCGCGCTGGCCGCGCTCGCCGGCCGCGGGCTGCTGCGTGTGCTGACCGAAGGCGGCCCCCTGCTGCACGACACGTTGATCGCGGCGGGCCTGCTTGATGAAATCTGCCTGTCCATCGCCCCGGCGCTGGTCGGTGGAGCTGCGCACCGCATCGCGAGCGGCCCAGACGAGACGCGGATGCCGATGCGCCGGGCCCACCTGCTTGCCGACGACTCCGGATTTCTGTACACGCGCTACGTGCGGGAAGCATGAGTCGGGTGATGTGCTCGCTACTCTTGGCGGCATGAGTCGGCAGGCCCAGTTCGCCACGCTCCTTGTCGCGGCGACAACACTTCTGGCGGGCTGCGCCCCCATCATCGGCGCCGACCCGCGCTACGCCACCGACCGGAGCCACGGCGACCACGACGCCGCACCCACCAGCGAGGCACCTTCGGGACCGGCTCCGATCGCGGCCCCGAAGGCCGATCTGGCCTGGCAGGACTGCACCGACCGGGTCTTCGGCGACGCCGGGGTGCGCGGCGCTCCCGGGGTGACGCTCGAATGCGCCGACTATGACGCAGACCTCGACCCGATCAACGGTGCCACCGGGTCCCTGCGTATCGGCGTGGTGCGGGCACGGTCGGAGGAGACACCGGCCGACGCCGGGCCTGTCGTCTTCACCAGCGGCACCGACATGGCCAGTTCGCATCAACTGCCGGTCTGGGTGACCGGCGCGGGCGCCGACATCCTCAAGACGAACCCCGTCGTCGCCGTTGACCGTCGCGGACTCGGCACGTCCAGCGCGGTCGACTGCCGCGACCTGTACGACCGTCAGGAGATGCGCGATCAGGCGCAGTTCGAACCGGGCGACGATCCCGTGGCCAACCTGGGGGCCGTCACGCTGACGGCAACGACCTCGTGCACCGACATCATCGCGCCCGGCGACTCGGCCTACGACAGCGCGCACGCCGCCGAGGATCTGGAACGGCTGCGCAGCATCTGGGACGTCCCGGCACTGGCACTCGTCGGTGTCGGCAACGGCGCGCAGATCGCGATGGCCTACGCCGGCTCACACCCCGACAAGGTCTCGCGCCTGGTCCTGGACTCACCACTGCCCCCTGCCATCAGCGCCGAGGCCACGGCCGAACAGCGGGTGAAGGGACAGCAGGCCGCACTCGACGCCTTCGCGGCCCAATGCGCGGCCGTGAACTGCCCGTTGGGCCCCGACGCCAAAGCCGCGGTCGGCTCGCTCTTGTCGGCCGCGCGGAACGGCAACGGCCCGGGCGGGGCCTCGGTCGCGGCGCTGACCAACGCAATCGTTTTCGCGCTGGGCTTTCCCGACGGCGACCGCATCGCCTCCACCAACGCGCTGGCCCGGACGCTGGCCGAGGCGCGCTCGGGTGACGCCGGACCGCTGCTTGACCTGATCGGTCGCGCCGAGGCGCTTCGCGACACCGACGGGCAGTTCATCAACCGCTGCAGCGACTCGCTGAACCGGCCGACCCCGGACCGGGTCCGCGAACTCGTCGTCGCCTGGCCCAAGCTGTACCCGCAGTTCGGCGTCGTCGGCGCGCTCGATCTCGTGAAGTGCCTGAACTGGCCCAGCGGATCCGCACCGCAGGACCCCAAGAACCTCAAGATCGACGTGCTGCTGCTCGGGGTGCAGAACGACCCGATCGTGGGCTCGGAGGGCGTGGCCGCGACCGCGGCGACGATCATCAACGCCGGCGCCACCAGCAAACGCGTGATGTGGCAGGGCATCGGGCACGGTGCGAGCATCTACTCGACCTGCGCGGTGCCGCCACTGCTGTCCTACCTCGACAGCGGCAGGGCGCCGTCGACGGACACGTACTGCCCCGCCTGATACGCCCCTCGTGCGCTCCGGTGTAGGTTGCCGTTCGTGACGGAAGCTGAATCGACCCCCACAGGCCTGCGCAGCGCCCTGCTCGCGCCGTTCCGCCCACGCACCAGTGCGCCGAGCACCGCGACCGTGCTGCGCTCGATTCTGTGGCCGATCGCGATCATGTCGGTCTTCCACCGCAGCTATGTTCTGGCCACCAACGGCTACATCACCGACGACTTCGGCCCGGTGTACCGCGCTGTCAGCAACTTCCGCCGCGGCCTCGACATCTACAACGAGCACTTCGACCACGTCGACCCGCACTACCTGTATCCGCCGGGCGGCACGCTGCTGCTGGCACCGTTCGGCTTCCTGCCCGTCGACGCCTCGCGGTACTGGTTCATCGCGATCAACACGCTGGCCATCATTCTGGCCGCCTACGTTCTGCTGCGGCTGTTCAAGTTCTCGCTGACCTCGGTCGCGGCCCCGGCCGTGCTGCTGGCCATGTTTCTCACCGAGTCGGTGACCAGCACCCTCGTCTACACCAACATCAACGGCTGCATTCTGGCGGCCGGGGCACTGTTCTTTCTGTGGTCGCTGGACGGCCGGCGCAGCCGAGAATGGCTGGCCGGTGTGGCGATCGGCCTGACGCTGGTGGTGAAACCCTCGCTGGCTCCTCTGCTGCTGCTGCCCGTGCTGAACCGACAGTGGCGACCCCTGGTGGGCGCGTTCGGTGTGCCCTTGGTGTTCAACGTCGCGGCCTGGCCCCTGGTGGCCGACCCGTGGGGCTTCGTCAAGAACACCGTGCCCTACATCCTGACCACGCGGGACTACTTCAACTCGTCGATCCAGGGCAACGGCATCTACTACGGGCTGCCGGGCTGGCTGATCCTGGGGCTGCGAATCCTGTTCCTGCTGTTGGCAATCGGCAGCATGTACCTGCTCTACCGGTACTACCGGACCCGCGATCCGCTGTTCTGGATGCTCACGTCCTCGGGCGTTCTTCTGACGGCGTCCTATCTGGTGCTGTCCCTGGGCCAGGGCTACTACTCGATGATGCTGTTCCCCTTCATCATGACGGTGGTGCTGCCCAACTCCGTGCTGCGCAACTGGCCGGCCTGGCTGGCGATCTACGGGTTCCTGACGATGGACCGCTACCTGATGTGGCACTGGCCGACGACCGGTCGGTTCCTGGAGTACATGAAGATCACCTACGGCTGGTCGCTGCTGCTGATCGTCGTGTTCTGTGTGCTGTACTTCCGCTACCTCGACGCCAAGCAGGACGGCCGATTGGATGAAGGCATTGATCCGCCATGGATGACGCAGGAGAAACAGCGCGCTAGCGTAGACCGATGAGCCCCTCTCCCCTGCCGCCGCCCAAGATTGCGCTCACCGACGACGAGTGGCGCGAGAAGCTCACGCCTGAGGAGTTCGCGGTGCTGCGCCGGGGGGGAACGGAGCGCCCGGGGGTCGGCGAGTACACCGACACCCACACCGAGGGCGTCTACCAGTGCAGGGCGTGCGGGGCCGAATTGTTCCGCAGCACAGAGAAATTCGATTCGCACTGCGGTTGGCCGTCGTTCTTCGACCCGACCCACTCAGATGCGGTGATCCTGCGGCCCGACGACTCGCACGGCATGCGTCGCGTCGAGGTGCTGTGCGCGACGTGCCACAGCCACCTCGGGCACGTGTTCACCGGCGAGGGGTATCTGACGCCCACGGACCAGCGCTACTGCATCAACTCGATCTCGCTGAGGCTGGTGCCCAAGCCTTAGGGCCTTACGGCAGCGCGGTCACCAACTGCTCGACGCTCACGCGCGGGCCCGTGAAGAACGGGGTCTCCTCGCGGACGTGCCGACGCGCCTCGGTGGCCCGCAGATCACGCATCAGGTCGACGATCCGGTACAGCTCCGGGGCCTCGAAGGCCAGCAGCCACTCGTAGTCGCCCAGCGCGAACGCGGGAACGGTGTTGGCCCGGACATCCTTGTAGCCACGCGCGGCCATGCCGTGGTCGGCCAGCATCTTTCGGCGGTCCTCGTCGGGCAGCAGGTACCAGTCCAGCGAGCGCACGAACGGGTACACGCAGACGTAGTTGCCGGGCTCCTCGCCGGCCAGGAATGCCGGGATGTGGCTCTTGTTGAACTCGGCGGGCCGATGCAGTGCGACGCTGCTCCACACCGGGGTGCTCGAGCGGCCCAGCGTCGTGGTGCGACGGAAGTCGGAGTAGGTGGACTGGAGATCCTCGATGCGCTCGGCGTGGGTCCAGAACATGAAGTCGGCGTCGGCGCGCAGGCCGGCGACGTCGTAGATTCCGCGCACGACGACGCCCTTGTCCTCC
The DNA window shown above is from Mycolicibacterium confluentis and carries:
- a CDS encoding pyrimidine reductase family protein, whose product is MAEPDAGTQLTLLDGAGPVGEERLAQLYAYPPELTRCWVRSNFIASLDGGATAGGKSGDLGGPGDRALFTLMRGNADVVVVGAGTVRVENYGGVQLSVAARQARQARGQAEVPPIAVVSRSGQLDRDMKVFTHTEVPPLILTCGSALAATTTRLGDVATVIDCSNSDPDQVDLRFALAALAGRGLLRVLTEGGPLLHDTLIAAGLLDEICLSIAPALVGGAAHRIASGPDETRMPMRRAHLLADDSGFLYTRYVREA
- the aftC gene encoding arabinofuranan 3-O-arabinosyltransferase codes for the protein MTEAESTPTGLRSALLAPFRPRTSAPSTATVLRSILWPIAIMSVFHRSYVLATNGYITDDFGPVYRAVSNFRRGLDIYNEHFDHVDPHYLYPPGGTLLLAPFGFLPVDASRYWFIAINTLAIILAAYVLLRLFKFSLTSVAAPAVLLAMFLTESVTSTLVYTNINGCILAAGALFFLWSLDGRRSREWLAGVAIGLTLVVKPSLAPLLLLPVLNRQWRPLVGAFGVPLVFNVAAWPLVADPWGFVKNTVPYILTTRDYFNSSIQGNGIYYGLPGWLILGLRILFLLLAIGSMYLLYRYYRTRDPLFWMLTSSGVLLTASYLVLSLGQGYYSMMLFPFIMTVVLPNSVLRNWPAWLAIYGFLTMDRYLMWHWPTTGRFLEYMKITYGWSLLLIVVFCVLYFRYLDAKQDGRLDEGIDPPWMTQEKQRASVDR
- a CDS encoding alpha/beta fold hydrolase; protein product: MSRQAQFATLLVAATTLLAGCAPIIGADPRYATDRSHGDHDAAPTSEAPSGPAPIAAPKADLAWQDCTDRVFGDAGVRGAPGVTLECADYDADLDPINGATGSLRIGVVRARSEETPADAGPVVFTSGTDMASSHQLPVWVTGAGADILKTNPVVAVDRRGLGTSSAVDCRDLYDRQEMRDQAQFEPGDDPVANLGAVTLTATTSCTDIIAPGDSAYDSAHAAEDLERLRSIWDVPALALVGVGNGAQIAMAYAGSHPDKVSRLVLDSPLPPAISAEATAEQRVKGQQAALDAFAAQCAAVNCPLGPDAKAAVGSLLSAARNGNGPGGASVAALTNAIVFALGFPDGDRIASTNALARTLAEARSGDAGPLLDLIGRAEALRDTDGQFINRCSDSLNRPTPDRVRELVVAWPKLYPQFGVVGALDLVKCLNWPSGSAPQDPKNLKIDVLLLGVQNDPIVGSEGVAATAATIINAGATSKRVMWQGIGHGASIYSTCAVPPLLSYLDSGRAPSTDTYCPA
- a CDS encoding Clp protease N-terminal domain-containing protein; the protein is MTAPSSLSQPVSLDALIRAIKSVHEDALDQLTDAMLAAEHLSEVADHLIGHFVDQARRSGASWTEIGKCMGVTKQAAQKRFAAKGEALDPNEGFQRFTPRARSAVVAAQTAAQAARSQEITTDHLILGLLTDPESLAVTLLTKERIDLDALRAAVESPPGPGEALELVPFSAAAKKALELTFREALRLGHNYIGTEHLVLALLECENDAATPGPLHRAGADKARFEADLISALSALTGTKPDDAS
- the msrB gene encoding peptide-methionine (R)-S-oxide reductase MsrB, with protein sequence MSPSPLPPPKIALTDDEWREKLTPEEFAVLRRGGTERPGVGEYTDTHTEGVYQCRACGAELFRSTEKFDSHCGWPSFFDPTHSDAVILRPDDSHGMRRVEVLCATCHSHLGHVFTGEGYLTPTDQRYCINSISLRLVPKP
- the zapE gene encoding cell division protein ZapE, translated to MLAPHLVDRHPTVSPERLIAQLVPPPTFTDVSFDSYRPDPAEPSQAAAVVACRDFCTNAVARRAGKKKMFGKREVLPGVGIYLDGGFGVGKTHLLASTYFTLAGADAGKAAFATFGELTQLAGVFGFTECIDLLADYVVVCIDEFELDDPGNTTLVSRMLSQLVERGVSIAATSNTLPEQLGEGRFAAQDFLREINTLSQIFTTVRIEGPDYRHRGLPPAPEPLTDDEVAERAGRVPGATLDEFDALCAHLATMHPSRYLTLIEDVEAVFITGVHALDDQNVALRLVSLTDRLYDAGIPVVASGEKLDTIFSEEMLAGGYRKKYLRATSRLLALTAAGMELG
- a CDS encoding DUF1942 domain-containing protein, translated to MRRWFTTLLTVVATLALSGITVGAMPTAVAADSPIGRLGDTLRVQDGDLIADVTVLSLEPSEVPPGFGYPPRPPRQQVWKAKVAVQAVQVPNPYAMAVSFQFSGVTPTGDAYQPRNSDAPEALQYGLQNAPQGSAVGGFVYWDCYRDLVSNIVLTNKKTGQRLAQWNV
- a CDS encoding TIGR03618 family F420-dependent PPOX class oxidoreductase, encoding MKLDHSARALIGDGANATLVTLNPDGSPQVSVVWVALESTPDGDELVSAHLAVYQKIRNIRRDPRVAVTIISDTAGPGMRPYLAITGTAHIVEGGAPELLTKLSAVLTPGSGFPPPGSPPGYLTRIRIEKVGGIGPWAA
- a CDS encoding GNAT family N-acetyltransferase, giving the protein MDQRVTVTAATDSDLDELAAVAAQTFPLACPPAVSHENVAAFIAQNLTADRFATYLRDPERAVLIATVDGRIVGYAMMIRGVPDDPVVQEAVTVRPAVELSKMYVLPDAHGSAVAAELMTAAVQRATEDGAAAVWLGVNQNNRRAQRFYAKHGFSVSGTKTFLLGTHLENDYVMLRVLA
- a CDS encoding SRPBCC family protein, coding for MADRIEVTRTIAAPAADIFALLCDPQGHVAIDSSGMLQDAEGAPAAGVGDEFVVHMDRESLNDFPELGRYDVTVHITEFERDRLIAWTILGQIKPQIGHVYGYRLDPQADSTVVTSFYDWSQIGQTWRDAGIFPVISEGALRATLGVLDRTVRRGYPQASTRG
- the hemQ gene encoding hydrogen peroxide-dependent heme synthase, encoding MARLDFDELNATIRYLMFSVFAVEQGALPEDRAAVIDETATFLKQQEDKGVVVRGIYDVAGLRADADFMFWTHAERIEDLQSTYSDFRRTTTLGRSSTPVWSSVALHRPAEFNKSHIPAFLAGEEPGNYVCVYPFVRSLDWYLLPDEDRRKMLADHGMAARGYKDVRANTVPAFALGDYEWLLAFEAPELYRIVDLMRDLRATEARRHVREETPFFTGPRVSVEQLVTALP